The following are from one region of the Geothermobacter ehrlichii genome:
- a CDS encoding HD family phosphohydrolase, translating into MSRPEKKTDAVPRKLARGAADNGRFWGIDKKYQPYLLLCLLAFVLTLIIVPKGGFTPAHYAPGDVAAIDIKAPRDLLIPDEKLTAKKRQEAQQAVLPLYDFDPAVGSDLTDRLRQVFGILAPERLEEGDLHRVESEVEGVLGLDVDEGQFAILRQLAAKSELHQPLLDEVTRALSVKAVANLQLFKQDREKGVVVRDLVAGTEAELADLTEVVGVGEIRDRLLAGLKRAGLDRRQRKVLHGLLVRMVRPNLTFNKNETEERKRRAAEAVQPILIQVKKGEMIVREGARVTEEQVRKLKALRDLKKDRRNLSAAAGMLLVLLLVLLVSFQFAGKNISKFRLQPRDMLFLVLTFSGLFVLIKLAIFLAAAVETAFPYIDSASFYYLIPFAAGAVLVRIVLNSEVALVFSALVALAVGLLFSNSLFLALYVLIGSLTGAHFVRHCGTRSALYRAGWQVSLVNMAMVFGLHLMAGHSLSIQLLYKLGFAMAGGFFCAIVATAAVPLIEAVFKYTTDIKLLELANLNTPVLRQLMVQAPGTYHHSIVVGNLAEAGAEAIGANPLLARVAAYYHDIGKIKKPLYFVENQSGTENKHDKLSPSMSALILMAHIKDGVELARENRLGRELIDILRQHHGTALMKYFYDKAKNQQDPEVQQVDERDYRYPGPKPQTREAALIMLADAVEAAGRTLTDPTPARIQGMVQKIINNIFIDGQLDECELTLKDLHKIARSFNRILAGIFHYRIDYPEPVHKEKEPTRKKNGDHTDRESAGEAADRPGRTGKGGAEDLKRLGMS; encoded by the coding sequence ATGAGCAGACCGGAAAAGAAAACCGATGCCGTGCCTCGCAAGCTGGCGCGCGGGGCGGCGGACAACGGCCGTTTCTGGGGGATCGACAAAAAATACCAGCCCTATCTGCTGCTCTGCCTGCTGGCGTTTGTCCTCACCCTGATCATCGTCCCCAAGGGGGGATTCACCCCGGCGCATTACGCGCCCGGCGATGTCGCGGCCATCGACATCAAGGCACCCCGGGATCTGCTGATTCCGGATGAGAAACTGACCGCGAAAAAGCGCCAGGAAGCGCAGCAGGCCGTGTTGCCGCTCTACGATTTCGATCCGGCGGTCGGCAGCGACCTGACCGACCGGCTGCGGCAGGTCTTCGGCATCCTGGCGCCGGAAAGGCTCGAGGAGGGGGATCTGCATCGTGTCGAGTCGGAAGTTGAGGGCGTGCTCGGGCTCGACGTCGATGAAGGGCAGTTCGCGATCCTGCGCCAGCTCGCTGCGAAAAGCGAGCTGCACCAGCCTCTGCTCGACGAGGTGACCCGTGCCCTGTCAGTGAAGGCGGTCGCCAACCTGCAGCTGTTCAAGCAGGACCGGGAAAAGGGCGTTGTCGTTCGCGACCTGGTCGCCGGAACGGAAGCGGAGCTGGCCGACCTTACCGAAGTTGTCGGCGTCGGTGAAATCCGAGATCGGTTACTTGCCGGTCTGAAGCGGGCCGGCCTCGATCGCCGGCAGCGCAAGGTGCTGCACGGTCTGCTGGTCCGGATGGTGCGTCCCAATCTGACCTTCAACAAGAACGAAACCGAAGAGCGGAAGCGGCGGGCGGCCGAGGCGGTGCAGCCCATCCTGATACAGGTCAAGAAAGGGGAGATGATCGTTCGCGAGGGGGCGAGGGTCACCGAGGAGCAGGTGCGCAAGCTCAAGGCGCTGCGCGATCTGAAGAAGGATCGTCGCAACCTGAGCGCGGCGGCCGGGATGCTGCTGGTTCTGCTGCTGGTTCTGCTGGTCAGTTTTCAGTTTGCCGGCAAAAACATCTCCAAGTTCCGGCTGCAGCCTCGCGACATGCTCTTTCTGGTTCTGACCTTCAGTGGTCTGTTCGTGCTGATCAAGCTGGCCATCTTTCTCGCCGCGGCGGTGGAAACGGCCTTTCCCTACATCGACTCGGCCAGCTTCTATTACCTGATTCCCTTTGCCGCCGGCGCCGTTCTGGTGCGCATCGTCCTCAATTCGGAAGTTGCCCTGGTCTTTTCCGCCCTGGTGGCGCTGGCGGTCGGCCTGCTCTTCAGCAACAGCCTCTTTCTCGCCCTTTACGTTCTGATCGGTTCGCTGACCGGCGCCCATTTCGTTCGCCACTGTGGAACCCGTTCCGCCCTCTACCGGGCTGGCTGGCAGGTCTCCCTGGTTAACATGGCGATGGTGTTCGGTCTGCACCTGATGGCCGGCCATTCTCTGTCGATCCAGCTGCTCTACAAACTCGGCTTTGCCATGGCCGGCGGTTTTTTCTGCGCCATCGTCGCCACGGCGGCGGTGCCGCTGATCGAGGCCGTTTTCAAGTACACCACCGATATCAAGCTGCTGGAGCTGGCCAACCTGAACACGCCGGTTCTGCGGCAGCTGATGGTGCAGGCGCCGGGGACCTATCATCACTCCATTGTTGTCGGCAACCTCGCCGAGGCCGGCGCCGAGGCCATCGGCGCCAATCCGCTGCTGGCCCGGGTGGCCGCCTACTATCACGACATCGGCAAGATCAAAAAGCCGCTCTACTTCGTCGAGAACCAGAGCGGCACGGAGAACAAGCACGACAAGTTGAGCCCCTCCATGAGCGCCCTGATCCTGATGGCCCATATCAAGGACGGGGTTGAACTCGCCCGGGAGAACAGGCTGGGTCGGGAGTTGATCGACATTCTGCGCCAGCACCACGGCACCGCCCTGATGAAATATTTCTACGACAAGGCAAAGAACCAGCAGGACCCCGAGGTGCAGCAGGTCGACGAACGGGACTACCGTTATCCGGGGCCCAAGCCGCAGACCCGGGAGGCGGCGCTCATCATGCTGGCCGACGCGGTCGAGGCCGCCGGACGCACCCTGACCGACCCGACCCCCGCCCGTATCCAGGGAATGGTGCAGAAGATCATCAACAACATTTTCATCGACGGTCAGCTCGACGAGTGTGAACTGACCCTGAAGGATCTGCACAAGATCGCACGCAGCTTCAACCGCATTCTTGCGGGCATATTCCACTACCGGATCGACTACCCCGAACCGGTACACAAGGAAAAGGAACCGACCAGGAAGAAGAATGGCGACCATACAGATCGAGAATCGGCAGGCGAGGCAGCAGATCGACCTGGACGAACTGGAAAAGGCGGCGCAGAAGATCTTAAACGTCTTGGGATGTCCTGA
- the ybeY gene encoding rRNA maturation RNase YbeY, with protein MATIQIENRQARQQIDLDELEKAAQKILNVLGCPEGELSVLLVDDERIREINRDYLDRDRPTNVISFSMREGEGADLCPGLLGDVVISTETAARDALEAGLSFRHELYFLLLHGILHLLGYDHERSGEDEAARMEAKEREVFALLRREFRLS; from the coding sequence ATGGCGACCATACAGATCGAGAATCGGCAGGCGAGGCAGCAGATCGACCTGGACGAACTGGAAAAGGCGGCGCAGAAGATCTTAAACGTCTTGGGATGTCCTGAGGGTGAGCTTTCGGTTCTGCTGGTCGACGACGAGCGGATCCGGGAGATCAACCGCGACTATCTCGACCGCGATCGGCCGACCAACGTCATCTCTTTTTCGATGCGTGAGGGGGAGGGAGCAGATCTCTGTCCCGGATTGCTCGGGGATGTGGTGATTTCCACTGAAACGGCCGCCAGGGATGCTCTGGAAGCCGGACTCTCGTTTCGGCACGAGCTCTATTTTCTGCTTCTGCACGGCATTCTGCACCTGCTGGGCTATGACCACGAACGCAGCGGCGAGGATGAAGCGGCCCGCATGGAGGCAAAGGAACGGGAGGTTTTCGCCCTGCTTCGTCGGGAATTTCGGTTGTCGTGA
- a CDS encoding diacylglycerol kinase, whose amino-acid sequence MTREPVKPSTWLESVNCAIEGILWAARTQRHLRWHFLAAMAVFMAALYLRIPVVELILLAFAVTLVLFAELVNTAVEIVVDMVSPGASEKARLAKDVAAGAVLMATVGAAAVGYFAFSRYVFPVVREGIAPLQRAPGEVAVVAVIAVTIMVVLFKARFGRGTPLHGGMPSGHAAVAFSIATSIALSDVGVVIVVLALALAVMVSHSRLLMRIHDVREVVAGAGLGILLTLLVHLLL is encoded by the coding sequence GTGACCCGCGAACCCGTCAAACCCTCGACCTGGCTCGAGAGCGTCAACTGCGCCATCGAAGGCATTCTCTGGGCAGCGCGGACCCAGAGACACCTGCGCTGGCATTTTCTCGCCGCCATGGCGGTCTTCATGGCGGCGCTCTACCTTCGGATTCCGGTGGTCGAGCTGATTCTGCTGGCTTTCGCCGTCACCCTGGTGCTGTTCGCCGAACTGGTCAATACGGCCGTCGAAATCGTCGTCGACATGGTTTCGCCCGGTGCCAGCGAGAAGGCCAGGCTCGCCAAGGACGTCGCCGCCGGGGCGGTGCTCATGGCGACGGTCGGTGCGGCGGCGGTCGGCTATTTCGCCTTTTCCCGCTACGTATTTCCCGTTGTCAGGGAGGGGATCGCTCCTTTGCAGCGGGCGCCGGGGGAGGTGGCGGTCGTTGCCGTGATTGCCGTGACCATCATGGTGGTGCTGTTCAAGGCCCGGTTTGGCCGGGGAACACCCCTGCACGGCGGAATGCCGAGCGGGCATGCCGCCGTCGCTTTTTCCATCGCCACATCGATTGCGCTCTCCGATGTCGGTGTGGTCATCGTCGTACTGGCTCTGGCGTTGGCGGTTATGGTCAGCCACAGCCGGTTGCTGATGCGCATTCATGATGTCAGGGAAGTCGTCGCGGGAGCGGGGCTGGGCATTCTGCTGACACTGCTGGTGCATCTGCTGCTGTGA
- a CDS encoding hemolysin family protein has translation MADEQRRQPDESLLSRFGRLLRGRRRALSERELQAMIEESEEEGLINEEESEMLASIFEFGETIVREVMVPRTEMVCCPVDAPMEKLLAIIINSGHSRFPIFEGTTDRIVGVVYAKDLLRYWGRSPDEVSIRQVMRKPFFVPETKKIEELLKDFRTRRVHLAIAVDEYGGTSGLITIEDLLEEIVGDIQDEYDLEDVQLRQEAEGVFVVDARIGMSELEESLDIDIDCPEDVDTLGGYLCHLCGSVPAPGRQVEAGRLRLDVLEADERRISRVRVTLLPESTDED, from the coding sequence TTGGCTGACGAACAGAGACGACAACCGGATGAATCGCTACTGAGCAGGTTCGGGCGCCTGTTGCGTGGCCGGCGGCGGGCGCTGTCGGAAAGAGAGCTGCAGGCCATGATCGAGGAGTCGGAGGAAGAGGGGCTGATCAACGAGGAAGAGAGCGAAATGCTCGCTTCCATTTTCGAGTTCGGCGAAACCATCGTCCGGGAGGTGATGGTTCCCAGAACCGAGATGGTCTGCTGCCCGGTCGATGCTCCCATGGAGAAGCTTCTCGCCATCATCATCAATTCCGGCCATTCACGTTTTCCCATCTTCGAGGGAACGACGGACCGCATTGTCGGGGTTGTCTACGCCAAGGACCTGCTCCGCTACTGGGGGCGGTCTCCCGACGAGGTCAGCATCCGCCAGGTCATGCGGAAACCCTTCTTCGTTCCGGAAACCAAGAAGATCGAGGAACTGCTGAAGGACTTCAGGACCAGGCGGGTTCATCTCGCCATTGCCGTCGACGAATACGGCGGCACGTCGGGGCTGATCACCATCGAGGATCTGCTGGAGGAGATCGTCGGCGACATTCAGGACGAATATGACCTGGAGGACGTGCAGCTTCGTCAGGAAGCAGAAGGCGTCTTTGTCGTTGATGCGCGCATCGGCATGTCGGAGCTGGAAGAAAGCCTCGACATCGACATCGATTGCCCGGAGGATGTCGATACCCTGGGCGGCTATCTCTGCCATCTCTGCGGCTCGGTTCCCGCGCCCGGCCGGCAAGTCGAAGCCGGCCGGCTGCGGCTCGATGTACTCGAAGCCGATGAGCGGCGCATCAGCAGGGTGAGGGTCACCCTGCTGCCCGAGAGTACCGATGAAGACTGA
- the lnt gene encoding apolipoprotein N-acyltransferase gives MKTETAVRRFFRPDLVAAAGSGLLVALAFPRPSLYPLAWIGFAPLLVSGSRRPFRAGMLAGTVFFGLVLYWLNIVMTTYGRLALPLALAAWLLLSVYLALFWAVPFWGALRLRAVCRFPLTLVFPVFWVGCEYLRGWLLTGFPWALLGYSQHPFSLVLQTADLFGVYGVSFLVALVNALLAEIVLGRKDGHPLPVRSLLAVGCLLAAALGYGAWRLDTPAASPQQGFTVALAQGNIDQAQKWDARFLYETLDIYRRLSRQASRAGAELTVWPESATPFYFQEPGRPRSLVVGAARELGGFLLFGAPAYEREGDRVRFYNSAYLLNAAGEVLGRSDKIHLVPFGEYVPLKWLLPFVDKLVAGIGDFSSGRVMPLKMNGQALGVLVCYEAIFPDIARSYVRRGSDLLVNITNDAWFGRSSAPWQHLEMAAFRAVEQRVWLVRAANTGVSALISPTGKVVSHSRLFEPALVVGRVVPGAGPSLYRRIGDVLPFFCLLTAAGWLWILWRRSSGRAG, from the coding sequence ATGAAGACTGAAACGGCGGTGCGGCGGTTTTTCCGGCCGGATCTGGTCGCCGCGGCCGGCTCGGGTCTGCTGGTCGCCCTGGCCTTTCCCCGCCCGTCCCTCTACCCGCTGGCCTGGATCGGATTTGCTCCCCTGCTGGTGTCCGGCAGCCGCCGGCCCTTTCGCGCCGGCATGTTGGCCGGCACGGTCTTTTTCGGCCTGGTCCTCTACTGGCTGAATATCGTCATGACCACCTACGGTCGGCTCGCCCTGCCGCTGGCGCTGGCGGCCTGGCTTCTGCTTTCCGTCTATCTCGCCCTTTTCTGGGCCGTCCCTTTCTGGGGGGCGCTTCGGCTTCGGGCGGTTTGCCGTTTTCCTCTGACCCTGGTCTTTCCGGTTTTCTGGGTCGGTTGCGAATATCTGCGCGGCTGGCTGCTGACCGGTTTTCCCTGGGCCCTGCTCGGCTATTCGCAGCACCCCTTTTCGCTGGTGTTGCAGACGGCCGACCTGTTCGGAGTCTATGGCGTCAGCTTTCTCGTCGCCCTGGTCAATGCCCTGCTTGCCGAAATCGTCCTGGGCCGGAAGGACGGCCACCCGCTGCCGGTCAGGTCGCTTCTGGCTGTCGGCTGCCTGCTGGCCGCCGCCCTCGGCTACGGCGCCTGGCGGCTGGACACCCCTGCGGCTTCGCCGCAACAGGGATTTACGGTGGCGCTGGCGCAGGGGAACATCGACCAGGCGCAGAAGTGGGATGCCCGGTTTCTGTATGAAACCCTCGACATCTACCGCCGGCTGAGCCGGCAGGCGTCACGGGCGGGGGCCGAGCTGACGGTCTGGCCGGAAAGCGCGACCCCCTTCTATTTCCAGGAGCCGGGCAGACCCCGTTCGCTGGTGGTCGGGGCGGCCCGCGAGCTGGGCGGTTTCCTGCTGTTCGGCGCGCCGGCCTACGAAAGGGAAGGAGACAGAGTCAGGTTTTACAACAGTGCCTACCTGCTGAATGCCGCCGGCGAGGTTCTGGGCCGCAGCGATAAGATTCACCTGGTTCCCTTCGGCGAATACGTGCCGCTCAAGTGGCTGCTGCCGTTTGTCGACAAGCTGGTGGCCGGCATCGGGGATTTTTCTTCTGGGAGGGTCATGCCCCTGAAGATGAACGGTCAGGCTCTCGGCGTACTGGTTTGTTATGAGGCGATCTTTCCCGATATCGCCCGCAGTTATGTCCGCCGGGGCAGCGATCTTCTGGTCAATATCACCAACGACGCCTGGTTCGGCCGTTCTTCCGCGCCCTGGCAGCATCTGGAAATGGCAGCCTTTCGCGCCGTGGAGCAGCGCGTCTGGCTGGTGCGCGCCGCCAATACGGGGGTTTCGGCCCTGATCAGTCCGACAGGTAAAGTCGTCAGCCACTCAAGGCTGTTCGAACCGGCGCTGGTCGTCGGCCGGGTCGTGCCCGGAGCCGGTCCGTCCCTCTACCGGCGGATCGGTGACGTTCTGCCGTTTTTCTGCCTTTTGACGGCGGCAGGGTGGCTCTGGATCCTCTGGCGTCGGTCGTCGGGCAGGGCAGGCTGA
- the prfB gene encoding peptide chain release factor 2 (programmed frameshift), which produces MFREEIDKLRSLKEKLVELRRYLDLDGKKERIQELEAEIARPGFWDRGDESQDVLRERTSLQKTVEGWEEAYGELEDLLVLCELGEESEDEETLAEVKSLLPELEKKIGKMEFARMLNGEYDANNAIVSINAGAGGTEAQDWAEMLLRMYLRFCERRGFKTEITDYQPGEEAGVKSVTFSVGGDYAYGWLRAEKGIHRLVRISPYDSSARRHTSFCSVFVFPELNDDVEIDIQEKDLKIDTYRASGAGGQHVNKTDSAIRITHVPTGIVVSCQNERSQHKNKAVAMKQLKARLFELELRKKEEEAAALAGDKKEIAWGSQIRSYVLHPYRMVKDHRTGYEVSNTDAVLDGDLDGFIEAYLLGGQN; this is translated from the exons ATGTTCAGAGAAGAGATAGACAAACTCCGGTCGCTGAAGGAAAAGCTCGTCGAGCTGAGGAGGTATCTT GACCTCGACGGCAAGAAAGAGCGGATTCAGGAACTGGAGGCCGAAATAGCGCGTCCCGGTTTCTGGGACCGGGGAGACGAATCCCAGGATGTCCTGCGGGAACGGACCAGCCTGCAGAAAACGGTCGAGGGCTGGGAAGAAGCCTACGGCGAGCTGGAGGATCTGCTGGTTCTGTGCGAACTCGGCGAGGAGAGTGAGGACGAGGAAACCCTCGCCGAGGTGAAATCCCTGCTTCCCGAACTGGAAAAGAAGATCGGGAAGATGGAATTCGCCCGCATGCTCAATGGCGAGTATGACGCCAACAACGCCATCGTCAGCATCAATGCCGGTGCCGGCGGTACCGAGGCGCAGGACTGGGCGGAGATGCTGCTGCGCATGTATCTGCGGTTCTGTGAGCGGCGCGGATTCAAAACGGAAATCACAGATTACCAGCCCGGCGAGGAAGCGGGCGTCAAGAGTGTGACCTTTTCGGTCGGAGGCGACTACGCCTACGGCTGGTTGCGGGCGGAAAAGGGCATTCACCGGCTGGTGCGCATCTCGCCTTACGATTCGAGCGCCCGGCGCCATACCTCGTTCTGTTCGGTGTTCGTCTTTCCCGAGCTGAACGACGATGTTGAGATCGATATCCAGGAGAAGGATCTGAAGATCGATACCTATCGCGCCAGCGGCGCCGGCGGGCAGCACGTCAACAAGACCGATTCGGCCATCCGGATCACTCATGTCCCGACCGGCATCGTGGTCTCCTGCCAGAACGAGCGCTCCCAGCACAAGAACAAGGCGGTGGCGATGAAGCAGCTCAAGGCTCGGCTGTTCGAGCTCGAGCTGCGCAAGAAGGAGGAAGAGGCGGCGGCGCTGGCCGGCGACAAGAAGGAGATCGCCTGGGGCAGCCAGATCCGCTCCTACGTGCTGCATCCCTACCGGATGGTCAAGGATCACCGGACCGGCTACGAGGTCAGCAACACCGACGCGGTGCTCGACGGTGACCTTGACGGCTTCATCGAGGCCTATCTGCTGGGCGGACAGAACTGA
- the lysS gene encoding lysine--tRNA ligase: MEETSDIRGQRLAKVEELRQNGINPYANGFAPTHTLAEVAEAHGGHAAEKLAELDVRYAVAGRIMARRDFGKAAFIQLQDRSGRLQVYVNKQQVGAETFELFRKLDIGDIVGLEGRPFRTKTDELSLRAETLTLLTKSLQPLPEKWHGLTDVETRYRQRYLDLLVNPEVCETFRKRSRIIALIRQFMVERDFLEVETPMMQPIAGGATARPFITHHNTLKMDLFLRIAPELYLKRLVVGGFERVFEINRNFRNEGISIQHNPEFTMMEFYQAYATYHDLMDLTEELICKLAREVCGSLKISYGGREVDLTPPWDRLTVREAICRYGEVDPEVLEDHDRCLAYARSRGLEFEGPIGHGKLLTEIFDEVVEPHLWNPTFITEYPTEVSPLSRKNDDNPDVVDRFELFVVGRELANAFSELNDPVDQRERFEKQLAEKEAGDEEAHAMDEDYIRALEYGLPPTAGEGIGIDRLVMLLTDSPSIRDVILFPQLRRETR; the protein is encoded by the coding sequence ATGGAAGAGACAAGCGACATCCGGGGCCAGCGGCTGGCCAAGGTCGAAGAACTGCGGCAAAACGGCATCAACCCCTACGCCAACGGATTTGCTCCCACACATACGCTCGCCGAGGTGGCCGAGGCCCACGGCGGCCATGCGGCCGAGAAACTGGCGGAACTCGATGTCCGTTACGCGGTCGCGGGACGTATCATGGCCCGCCGCGATTTCGGCAAGGCCGCCTTCATCCAGCTGCAGGACCGCAGCGGCAGGCTTCAGGTCTACGTGAACAAGCAGCAGGTCGGTGCCGAGACGTTCGAGCTGTTTCGCAAGCTCGATATCGGCGATATCGTGGGGCTGGAGGGGAGGCCGTTCCGCACCAAGACCGACGAGCTGTCCCTGCGTGCCGAGACGCTGACGCTGCTGACCAAGTCGCTGCAGCCGTTGCCGGAGAAGTGGCACGGCCTGACCGATGTCGAAACCCGCTATCGTCAGCGCTATCTCGATTTGCTGGTCAATCCGGAAGTGTGCGAAACCTTCCGCAAGCGCAGCCGCATCATCGCCCTGATTCGCCAGTTCATGGTCGAACGGGATTTTCTCGAGGTGGAGACGCCGATGATGCAGCCGATCGCCGGCGGGGCGACGGCGAGGCCCTTCATCACCCACCACAATACCCTGAAGATGGATCTCTTCCTGCGCATTGCGCCGGAACTCTATCTGAAGCGGCTGGTGGTTGGCGGATTCGAACGGGTGTTCGAGATCAACCGCAATTTCCGCAACGAGGGGATTTCGATCCAGCACAACCCCGAATTCACCATGATGGAGTTCTATCAGGCCTACGCCACCTACCATGACCTGATGGATCTGACCGAGGAGTTGATCTGCAAGCTGGCGCGGGAAGTGTGTGGTTCGCTCAAGATCAGCTACGGCGGTCGCGAGGTCGACCTGACACCGCCCTGGGACCGGCTGACGGTGCGCGAGGCGATCTGCAGGTATGGCGAAGTCGATCCGGAGGTGCTGGAGGACCATGACCGCTGCCTCGCCTATGCCCGCAGCAGGGGGCTGGAGTTCGAGGGGCCCATCGGGCACGGCAAGCTGCTGACGGAAATTTTCGACGAGGTGGTTGAACCGCACCTGTGGAATCCGACTTTCATCACCGAATATCCGACAGAGGTTTCGCCGCTGTCGCGCAAGAACGATGACAACCCCGATGTCGTCGACCGTTTCGAGCTGTTCGTAGTGGGCCGGGAGCTGGCCAACGCCTTCTCCGAGCTGAACGATCCCGTCGATCAGCGGGAGCGTTTCGAGAAACAGCTGGCGGAAAAGGAGGCCGGTGACGAGGAGGCCCACGCCATGGACGAAGACTACATCCGCGCTCTCGAATACGGCTTGCCGCCCACCGCCGGCGAGGGGATCGGCATCGACCGGCTGGTCATGCTGCTGACCGACTCGCCGTCGATCCGGGACGTCATTCTCTTTCCGCAACTGCGTCGCGAAACCCGCTGA
- a CDS encoding lipoprotein-releasing ABC transporter permease subunit, with protein sequence MGYEWFVSLRYLRAKRKQTFISVISFISIAGVTLGVAALILVLAVMTGFHDGVRKQILGNIPHVLVQKYGGALEDSPGFLDDLRQVSPHVVAVTPFVARESMLLANGNVSAVSLKGIPRSHKVLKKEFLSLDNQDVASLLFREDDNHLPGILVGIDTATALGVSLGDTINVIPPMFTMTPFGMIPKMKPFRVVGIFRQGGGFLDTFFAYVSLPQAQAFLDSREQLTGIEIDVDRYDHAAGVAEALRARYGFPYVIRSWEDMFGSFLSALKLEKLGLFIVLGIIVLVAAFNIASTLIMVVMEKNKDIAILRSMGATSRSIMKIFLFEGLVIGVVGTSLGTVFGLLLAWNADPVIKWAERTFGLKIFDQAVYGMDHFPSVVNSGDVLAVVAVSLGISLLATLYPAWHAARTDPAEALRYE encoded by the coding sequence ATGGGATACGAATGGTTTGTCAGCCTGCGCTATCTGCGGGCCAAGCGCAAGCAGACCTTCATATCGGTCATCTCCTTCATCTCCATCGCCGGGGTCACCCTCGGTGTCGCCGCCCTGATTCTGGTGCTGGCGGTGATGACCGGTTTTCATGACGGTGTCCGCAAGCAGATCCTCGGCAACATTCCGCACGTTCTGGTGCAGAAATACGGTGGCGCCCTGGAAGACTCGCCCGGTTTTCTCGACGATCTGCGTCAGGTTTCGCCACATGTCGTGGCCGTCACGCCATTCGTTGCCCGGGAGTCGATGCTGCTGGCGAACGGGAATGTCTCCGCCGTCAGTCTCAAGGGGATTCCCCGCAGCCACAAGGTGCTGAAAAAGGAATTTTTGAGCCTCGACAACCAGGATGTCGCCTCCCTGCTTTTCCGTGAAGATGACAACCACCTGCCCGGTATTCTCGTCGGCATCGACACGGCGACCGCCCTCGGTGTTTCCCTCGGAGACACCATCAATGTCATCCCGCCGATGTTCACCATGACCCCTTTCGGCATGATTCCGAAGATGAAGCCCTTCAGGGTGGTCGGCATCTTCAGGCAGGGTGGCGGTTTTCTCGATACCTTTTTCGCCTATGTCTCTCTGCCGCAGGCCCAGGCCTTTCTCGACAGCAGGGAGCAGCTGACCGGCATCGAGATCGATGTCGACCGTTATGACCATGCCGCCGGTGTTGCCGAGGCCCTGCGCGCCAGGTACGGATTTCCTTACGTGATCCGCTCCTGGGAGGATATGTTCGGCTCTTTCCTTTCGGCGCTGAAGCTGGAGAAGCTCGGACTGTTCATCGTGCTCGGCATCATCGTGCTGGTCGCCGCCTTCAACATCGCCTCCACCCTGATCATGGTGGTGATGGAAAAGAACAAGGATATCGCCATTCTGCGTTCGATGGGAGCGACCTCGCGCAGCATCATGAAGATCTTTCTGTTCGAGGGGCTGGTCATTGGCGTGGTCGGCACGTCGCTGGGGACGGTTTTCGGCCTGTTGCTGGCCTGGAATGCCGATCCGGTGATCAAGTGGGCCGAGAGGACTTTCGGCCTGAAGATCTTCGACCAGGCGGTCTACGGGATGGACCATTTCCCCTCGGTGGTCAACTCCGGAGATGTCCTCGCGGTGGTGGCCGTCTCCTTGGGCATTTCCCTGTTGGCAACCCTCTATCCTGCCTGGCATGCCGCCAGGACGGATCCTGCCGAGGCCCTGCGCTATGAGTGA
- a CDS encoding ABC transporter ATP-binding protein, protein MSDDRISVRNLVKSYPTAEGTVEVLRGIDLDIMTGERLAIVGASGAGKSTLMHILGGLDRPTDGRVCYSGQNIWALPEAGIDSFRNRTIGFVFQFHQLLPEFTALENVMMPMLVGGSGRREARENAERLLREVGLGHRLGHKPGQLSGGEQQRVAIARALVMEPKVLLADEPTGNLDSTTSESVWRLLEQVHERYQLTMIIVTHSETLAGRMDRIVRMADGRILP, encoded by the coding sequence ATGAGTGACGACAGAATCAGCGTCCGGAATCTGGTCAAGTCCTATCCGACCGCCGAGGGGACGGTCGAGGTCCTGCGTGGAATCGATCTCGACATCATGACCGGTGAGCGACTGGCCATTGTCGGCGCTTCCGGAGCCGGGAAGAGCACTCTTATGCATATCTTGGGCGGGCTGGACCGTCCCACCGATGGCCGGGTCTGCTATTCCGGTCAGAACATCTGGGCGTTGCCGGAGGCGGGGATCGATTCTTTTCGCAACCGGACCATCGGATTTGTTTTTCAGTTCCATCAGCTGTTGCCGGAGTTCACTGCGCTCGAAAATGTCATGATGCCGATGCTTGTCGGAGGAAGCGGTCGCAGGGAGGCGAGGGAAAACGCCGAGCGGCTGTTGCGGGAGGTCGGCCTCGGGCACCGGCTTGGACACAAGCCGGGGCAGCTTTCCGGCGGGGAGCAGCAACGGGTCGCCATCGCCCGTGCCCTGGTGATGGAGCCGAAAGTCCTGCTGGCCGACGAGCCGACAGGCAATCTTGATTCAACTACCAGCGAAAGCGTTTGGCGGCTATTGGAACAGGTTCACGAGCGGTACCAGCTGACCATGATCATCGTGACCCACAGCGAGACTCTGGCCGGGCGGATGGATCGGATTGTCCGCATGGCGGATGGCCGGATCCTGCCTTGA